The Sphingomonas sp. LY54 genome includes a region encoding these proteins:
- a CDS encoding aspartyl/asparaginyl beta-hydroxylase domain-containing protein, protein MQGSSVEELGRAGMEALERGDAAAARRSFEQIVASGQAPAPAWILLAQACRQAGDAEAEREAIDQALAVDPRNLRAMIMKGDWFSRRDDIRAATSFYQFALKLVPAGAALPPGLAADLARAEAAVADFSRRYENHLTDRLAEAGFSGDSVAPRVQESIDILLGNKQLYFQQPTSYFFPGLPQIQFYERDQFPWVETVEQAVPAMQAELAALIEEREAAFKPYVEVPTDRAFNQSHAMLNNPDWSALYLWKNGALVEENASRCPRTMEALAAAPIPHIRTRSPMVLFSRLRPGTHIPPHNGMLNTRLICHIPLVVPPVCRLRVGNEIRPVEEGKAMIFDDSIEHEAWNDSDQTRIVLLFEVWRPEISEEERRALIALFEAINDYGGAAETPSI, encoded by the coding sequence ATGCAGGGTTCGTCGGTCGAGGAATTGGGACGCGCTGGCATGGAAGCGCTCGAGCGGGGCGATGCGGCCGCGGCGCGTCGCTCGTTCGAGCAGATCGTCGCGTCCGGACAGGCGCCGGCCCCGGCCTGGATCCTACTCGCCCAGGCCTGCCGGCAGGCGGGCGACGCGGAAGCCGAGCGCGAGGCGATCGACCAGGCGCTGGCTGTAGACCCGCGCAATCTGCGCGCCATGATCATGAAGGGCGACTGGTTCAGCCGCCGCGACGACATCCGCGCCGCGACCTCCTTCTATCAGTTCGCGCTGAAGCTCGTCCCTGCCGGCGCGGCGCTGCCGCCGGGGCTCGCCGCCGATCTTGCGCGTGCCGAAGCGGCCGTCGCAGACTTCAGCCGCCGCTACGAAAATCACCTGACCGACCGGCTCGCCGAGGCCGGCTTCTCCGGGGACAGCGTCGCCCCGCGCGTCCAGGAATCGATCGATATCCTGCTCGGCAACAAGCAGCTCTATTTCCAGCAGCCGACCAGTTATTTCTTCCCCGGCCTCCCGCAGATCCAGTTCTACGAACGCGACCAGTTCCCGTGGGTCGAAACCGTCGAGCAAGCGGTCCCCGCGATGCAGGCCGAACTCGCCGCGCTGATCGAAGAGCGGGAGGCGGCGTTCAAGCCTTATGTCGAGGTGCCGACCGACCGCGCCTTCAACCAGTCGCATGCGATGCTGAACAACCCCGACTGGTCGGCGCTCTATCTGTGGAAAAACGGGGCGCTGGTCGAGGAGAATGCGTCGCGCTGCCCGCGCACGATGGAAGCATTGGCCGCGGCGCCGATCCCGCACATCCGGACGCGCTCGCCGATGGTGCTCTTCTCCAGGCTTAGGCCGGGCACGCACATTCCCCCGCATAACGGCATGCTCAATACCCGGCTGATCTGCCATATCCCGCTCGTCGTCCCGCCTGTCTGCCGGCTGCGCGTCGGCAACGAGATCCGGCCGGTCGAGGAGGGGAAGGCGATGATCTTCGACGACAGCATCGAGCATGAGGCCTGGAACGACAGCGACCAGACGCGAATCGTCTTGCTGTTCGAGGTCTGGCGTCCGGAGATCAGCGAGGAGGAGCGGCGGGCCCTCATCGCCCTGTTCGAAGCGATCAACGATTATGGCGGGGCGGCCGAGACGCCATCTATCTGA
- a CDS encoding NAD(P)H-hydrate dehydratase: protein MSEPETLDVALLRRFPLPHHAEDGDKEERGVAQFIAGSRELSGAAQLAGIAALRAGAGKLRVATSESIALGLGIALPEARIMAFAEDKDGCIAPGSIARLVEQCGDVDSLTIGPGMQAGAPLTDLIAAVLDDGGAYPLVLDAAALGLLPPLAAKLRAWTGGAVLLPHAGEMARLLECERETVAADPLAAARKAAEAFGAVAVVKGQWSFVVAPDGRSFRFLGGGIGLATSGSGDTLAGIVGGLAARGADPLTAALWGVYLHGEAGRTLTRDVGRVGFLAREIPDLVPGLMQAV from the coding sequence ATGAGCGAACCGGAGACGCTGGACGTGGCGTTGCTGCGCCGCTTCCCGCTCCCCCACCATGCCGAGGACGGCGACAAGGAGGAACGCGGGGTCGCCCAGTTCATCGCCGGCAGCCGCGAGCTTTCGGGCGCGGCGCAGCTGGCCGGTATCGCCGCGCTCCGCGCCGGCGCGGGCAAGCTTCGCGTCGCCACGTCCGAAAGTATCGCGCTCGGACTTGGCATCGCCCTGCCCGAGGCGCGGATCATGGCCTTCGCCGAGGATAAGGACGGCTGCATCGCCCCGGGGTCGATCGCGCGCCTCGTGGAGCAATGCGGCGACGTCGATTCGCTGACGATCGGCCCCGGCATGCAGGCCGGTGCCCCGCTCACCGACCTGATTGCGGCGGTGCTGGACGATGGCGGCGCTTATCCGCTGGTGCTGGACGCCGCGGCGCTTGGGCTGCTGCCGCCGCTGGCCGCGAAGCTGCGGGCGTGGACGGGCGGCGCCGTCCTGCTGCCGCATGCGGGCGAGATGGCACGATTGCTCGAATGCGAGCGCGAGACCGTCGCCGCCGATCCGCTGGCGGCCGCGCGAAAGGCCGCCGAGGCGTTCGGCGCGGTCGCCGTGGTCAAGGGGCAATGGAGCTTCGTGGTGGCGCCGGACGGACGCAGCTTCCGCTTCCTCGGCGGCGGCATCGGCCTCGCCACTTCGGGCTCGGGCGACACGCTGGCGGGCATCGTCGGTGGCCTCGCCGCGCGCGGTGCCGACCCGCTCACCGCCGCCTTATGGGGCGTCTATCTCCACGGCGAGGCGGGCCGAACCCTGACCCGCGACGTCGGCCGCGTCGGCTTCCTTGCGCGGGAGATTCCCGATCTTGTCCCTGGCCTGATGCAGGCGGTCTAG
- a CDS encoding HAD family phosphatase, with the protein MTAVVFDVGNVLYGWDPESFLVRQIADDEARLQFIEDTDLYGWHETLDGGRPFDEAAAELSETFPAYADLISAWGERFGETITDPVPGVHAIVEELDGRGVPLFAITNFSADFWRPFRAREDAFFRRFRDIVVSGEEKLLKPDPAIYFRALDRFGLKPAEALFVDDRAINVEGARAVGMPAHLFTTAENLRTRLQADGLL; encoded by the coding sequence GTGACCGCCGTCGTCTTCGACGTCGGCAACGTCCTCTACGGTTGGGACCCTGAAAGCTTCCTCGTCCGCCAGATCGCGGACGATGAAGCGCGTCTGCAGTTCATCGAGGATACCGACCTTTACGGTTGGCACGAGACATTGGATGGCGGCCGCCCGTTCGACGAGGCCGCCGCCGAACTGTCCGAAACCTTTCCCGCTTATGCCGATCTGATCTCCGCCTGGGGCGAGCGATTCGGCGAGACGATCACGGACCCGGTTCCCGGCGTCCACGCGATCGTCGAAGAACTCGACGGGCGCGGCGTGCCCTTGTTCGCGATCACCAATTTCTCGGCCGATTTCTGGCGGCCGTTCCGGGCGCGCGAAGACGCATTCTTCCGCCGCTTCCGCGACATCGTCGTCTCCGGCGAGGAGAAATTGCTGAAGCCGGACCCGGCCATCTATTTCCGCGCGCTCGACCGATTCGGGCTGAAGCCGGCCGAGGCCCTGTTCGTCGACGATCGTGCGATCAACGTCGAGGGCGCCCGCGCCGTCGGCATGCCGGCGCACCTGTTCACGACCGCCGAGAATCTCCGCACGCGGCTCCAGGCCGACGGCCTGCTCTGA
- the ykgO gene encoding type B 50S ribosomal protein L36 gives MKIRNSLKSLKSRHRDCRVIRRRGRTYVINKTNRRFKARQG, from the coding sequence ATGAAGATCCGCAACTCCCTGAAGTCCCTCAAGTCGCGCCACCGCGACTGCCGCGTGATCCGTCGCCGGGGCCGCACCTACGTCATCAACAAGACGAATCGCCGCTTCAAGGCGCGCCAGGGCTAA
- a CDS encoding histidine phosphatase family protein, translating into MRQRWPEKLWIVRHGQSAGNVARDAADSAGLSVIDIPMRDVDVPLSALGEQQARALGHWFAALPESQRPEIVLASPYVRARQTARAICAAGGVVGDARPPIVDERLREREFGIFDRLTMAGIQEKFPDHAEHRALLGKFYHRAPGGESWADVILRLRGALDTISLHHADRRVLVVCHQVVVLCLRYILEEMDEAQILTIDKEGDVLNCGVCEYDFEPDDARLCVPKLIRYNFAAPLIEEAAPITSEPDAMVAAR; encoded by the coding sequence ATGCGACAAAGATGGCCCGAAAAGCTCTGGATCGTCCGCCACGGCCAAAGCGCGGGGAACGTCGCCCGCGATGCGGCCGATTCGGCGGGACTGAGCGTGATCGATATTCCGATGCGCGACGTCGACGTGCCGCTGAGCGCGCTCGGCGAGCAGCAGGCGCGCGCGCTCGGCCATTGGTTCGCCGCTCTGCCCGAATCGCAACGGCCGGAGATCGTCCTGGCCTCGCCTTATGTCCGCGCCCGCCAGACCGCGCGCGCGATCTGCGCGGCGGGCGGCGTGGTCGGCGACGCGCGACCGCCGATCGTCGACGAGCGCCTGCGCGAGCGCGAATTCGGTATCTTCGACCGGCTCACCATGGCGGGTATCCAGGAGAAATTTCCCGACCACGCCGAGCATCGCGCATTGCTCGGCAAATTCTACCATCGCGCGCCGGGCGGCGAGAGCTGGGCGGATGTGATCCTGCGGCTGCGCGGCGCGCTCGACACGATCAGCCTGCACCATGCCGACCGGCGCGTCCTTGTCGTCTGCCACCAGGTCGTGGTGCTGTGCCTGCGCTACATCCTCGAGGAGATGGACGAGGCGCAGATCCTGACCATCGATAAGGAAGGCGATGTCCTCAATTGCGGCGTGTGCGAATATGATTTCGAGCCCGACGACGCCAGGCTCTGCGTGCCCAAGTTGATCCGCTACAATTTCGCCGCGCCGCTGATCGAGGAGGCCGCGCCGATCACGTCCGAGCCCGACGCCATGGTGGCCGCGCGATGA